One region of Trinickia violacea genomic DNA includes:
- a CDS encoding GMC family oxidoreductase yields the protein MTQAPTLEGEFDYIVVGAGTAGCVLANRLTEDPDVSVLLLEAGGKDDYHWIHIPVGYLYCIGNPRTDWLYKTQAEAGLNGRALSYPRGRVLGGSSSINGMIYMRGQREDYDEWARITGDSSWSWDAVLPVFKRSEDHHGGANQWHGAGGLWRVEKQRLKWQILESFAEAAQQAGIPATDDFNRGDNTGVGYFDVNQKRGIRWNASKAFLRPALQRGNLTIITGALTQRLVFEGKRCVGVEYRGGVAGDIDFVAKARCEVVLSAGAVNSPQLLELSGVGNGAHLQKLGIDVVQDLRGVGENLQDHLQLRAAFQVSGVRTLNTMAAHWWGKLMIGMQYALTQSGPMSMAPSQLGVFAKSDPDDPSITRSDIEYHVQPLSLDRFGEPLHRFNAFTASACNLRPTSRGTIHIDSRDPRKPPLIAPNYLSTDRDRHVAANALRLTRRIVGSPALARYAPKEILPGLQFQTEEELVKAAGEVGTTIFHPVGTCRMGTVDDPAAVVDSRLRVIGLEGLRVVDASVMPVITSGNTNSPTLMIAERASTMIREDRKARLSGMQAQSSSTHGASVSV from the coding sequence ATGACCCAAGCGCCCACGCTCGAAGGCGAGTTCGACTACATCGTGGTCGGCGCGGGCACGGCTGGATGCGTGCTCGCGAATCGCCTCACCGAAGATCCGGATGTCAGCGTGCTGCTGCTCGAAGCGGGCGGCAAGGACGACTATCACTGGATTCATATCCCCGTCGGCTATTTGTATTGCATCGGCAATCCGCGCACCGATTGGCTCTACAAGACGCAGGCGGAAGCGGGGCTGAACGGGCGCGCGCTGTCGTATCCGCGCGGCCGCGTGCTGGGCGGCTCGTCGTCGATCAACGGCATGATCTACATGCGCGGTCAGCGCGAAGACTACGACGAGTGGGCGCGCATCACAGGCGATTCTTCGTGGAGCTGGGATGCCGTGCTGCCGGTTTTCAAGCGCAGCGAGGATCATCACGGCGGCGCGAATCAGTGGCACGGCGCGGGCGGTTTGTGGCGCGTCGAGAAGCAGCGTCTGAAATGGCAGATCCTCGAATCGTTTGCCGAGGCTGCGCAGCAAGCGGGCATTCCGGCCACCGACGATTTCAATCGCGGCGACAACACCGGTGTCGGCTACTTCGACGTCAATCAGAAGCGCGGCATTCGATGGAATGCCTCGAAGGCGTTTCTGCGCCCGGCTCTGCAACGCGGCAATCTCACGATCATCACGGGTGCGCTGACGCAGCGCCTCGTGTTCGAGGGCAAGCGCTGTGTGGGTGTCGAGTATCGCGGCGGCGTCGCGGGCGATATCGACTTCGTTGCGAAAGCGCGCTGTGAGGTCGTGTTGAGCGCGGGCGCCGTGAATTCGCCGCAGTTGCTCGAGCTATCGGGCGTCGGCAATGGGGCGCATCTGCAGAAGCTCGGCATCGATGTCGTGCAGGATTTGCGCGGCGTCGGCGAAAACCTGCAAGACCATTTGCAGTTGCGCGCCGCGTTTCAAGTGAGCGGCGTGCGCACGCTCAATACGATGGCCGCGCATTGGTGGGGCAAGCTGATGATCGGCATGCAATACGCGCTTACGCAAAGCGGTCCGATGTCGATGGCGCCGTCTCAGCTCGGTGTGTTCGCGAAGTCCGATCCCGACGATCCTTCCATCACGCGCTCCGATATCGAGTACCACGTGCAGCCGCTTTCGCTCGACCGTTTCGGCGAGCCGCTGCATCGCTTCAACGCGTTCACGGCGTCCGCGTGCAATTTGCGTCCGACGTCGCGCGGCACGATACACATCGATTCGCGCGATCCGCGCAAGCCGCCTTTGATTGCGCCGAATTATCTGTCGACGGATCGCGATCGTCATGTCGCCGCCAACGCGTTGCGTCTTACGCGGCGCATCGTCGGTTCGCCCGCGCTCGCACGTTACGCGCCAAAAGAAATCCTGCCGGGGCTGCAGTTCCAAACGGAAGAGGAGCTCGTCAAAGCCGCGGGCGAAGTCGGCACGACGATCTTTCATCCGGTCGGCACGTGCCGCATGGGCACCGTCGACGATCCGGCGGCGGTGGTCGATTCGCGCTTGCGTGTCATCGGATTGGAAGGATTGCGTGTGGTCGATGCATCGGTGATGCCGGTCATTACATCGGGCAATACGAATTCTCCGACGCTGATGATCGCCGAGCGAGCCAGCACGATGATCCGCGAGGAT
- a CDS encoding CoA-acylating methylmalonate-semialdehyde dehydrogenase: MSESDEGARVRELSHFIGGSTVAGKSGRFGDVFNPALGSVATRVPLAGVDEVAAAVAAAKAAFPAWSEVAPIKRARVMFKFKQLLDEHHDELAELITKEHGKVFSDAQGEVMRGIEIVEFACGIPNLLKTDFTDQIGGGIDNWNLRQPLGVVAGITPFNFPMMVPCWMFPIAIACGNTFVLKPSERDPSASIRLAELLKEAGLPDGVFNVVHGDKVAVDALLEHPDVEALSFVGSTPIAQYIHNEGTKHGKRVQALGGAKNHLVVMPDADLDQAVDALIGAAYGSAGERCMAISVAVAVGHIADELIDKLTPRVKALKIKNGMEADAEMGPLVTGAHRAKVSGYIDAGVAAGAKLVVDGRGHKVPGHEEGFFLGGSLFDDVKTDMTIYREEIFGPVLCVVRVPDFASAVELINANEFANGVSCFTSDGGIARAFSRQIQIGMVGINVPIPVPMAWHSFGGWKKSLFGDHHAYGEEGVRFYTRYKSVMQRWPDSIAKGAEFTMPVAK, translated from the coding sequence ATGAGCGAGTCAGATGAAGGCGCACGCGTGCGCGAGTTGAGCCATTTCATCGGCGGCAGCACGGTGGCCGGCAAGAGCGGCCGTTTCGGCGATGTGTTCAATCCGGCGCTCGGCTCGGTTGCCACGCGCGTGCCGCTGGCGGGCGTCGACGAAGTCGCCGCAGCGGTGGCTGCCGCGAAGGCGGCGTTTCCGGCGTGGAGCGAGGTCGCGCCGATCAAGCGCGCGCGTGTCATGTTCAAGTTCAAGCAACTGCTCGACGAACATCACGACGAGCTCGCGGAACTGATCACGAAGGAACACGGCAAGGTGTTTTCGGACGCGCAAGGCGAAGTGATGCGCGGCATCGAGATCGTCGAGTTCGCGTGCGGCATTCCGAATCTCTTGAAGACCGATTTCACCGATCAGATCGGCGGCGGCATCGACAACTGGAATCTGCGGCAGCCGCTTGGCGTCGTCGCCGGCATCACGCCCTTCAACTTCCCGATGATGGTGCCGTGCTGGATGTTCCCGATCGCGATCGCGTGCGGCAACACGTTCGTGCTGAAGCCGTCGGAGCGCGATCCGTCGGCATCGATTCGTCTCGCCGAATTGCTCAAGGAAGCGGGCCTGCCCGACGGCGTGTTCAACGTCGTGCACGGCGACAAGGTGGCGGTCGATGCGCTGCTCGAACATCCCGATGTCGAAGCGCTGTCGTTCGTCGGCTCGACGCCGATCGCGCAATACATCCACAACGAAGGCACGAAACACGGCAAGCGGGTGCAGGCGCTCGGCGGCGCGAAGAACCATCTCGTCGTGATGCCCGATGCGGATCTCGACCAGGCCGTCGACGCATTGATCGGCGCGGCCTACGGTTCGGCGGGCGAGCGTTGCATGGCGATTTCGGTGGCAGTGGCGGTCGGCCATATCGCCGACGAACTGATCGACAAGCTCACGCCGCGCGTGAAGGCGCTCAAGATCAAGAACGGCATGGAGGCCGATGCCGAGATGGGCCCGCTCGTGACGGGCGCGCATCGCGCGAAGGTGTCGGGCTACATCGACGCGGGCGTGGCGGCGGGCGCGAAGCTCGTGGTCGACGGCCGCGGTCACAAGGTCCCGGGTCATGAGGAAGGCTTCTTCCTCGGCGGCTCGCTCTTCGACGATGTGAAGACCGACATGACGATCTATCGCGAGGAGATCTTCGGGCCGGTGCTGTGCGTCGTGCGCGTGCCGGATTTCGCGTCGGCGGTCGAACTGATCAACGCAAACGAGTTCGCCAACGGTGTCTCGTGCTTCACGTCCGACGGCGGCATCGCGCGCGCGTTCTCGCGGCAAATCCAGATCGGCATGGTCGGCATCAACGTGCCGATTCCGGTGCCGATGGCGTGGCATTCGTTCGGCGGCTGGAAGAAGTCGCTGTTCGGCGACCATCACGCGTACGGCGAGGAAGGCGTGCGGTTCTATACGCGTTACAAGAGCGTCATGCAACGCTGGCCCGACAGCATCGCGAAGGGCGCGGAGTTTACGATGCCGGTGGCGAAGTAA
- a CDS encoding LysR family transcriptional regulator, with protein MDLILLRAFVTVARTGNLTRAAAQLHLSQPAVSLQIKNLQEALGVALFSRTSHGLALTRDGQALLPHAERALAAAGDVERAAATLRQEVRGRLRIGTILDPEFLRLGGFLRQLVETYPQMETALRHGMSGWVLDQIRSRELDVGYYIGDPAEDDARDHDLFRSATLIRFQYRVLAPAGWKDRVSRARDWRALAALPWIWTPPASAHHRLLSRRFAAAGVTPVKVAEVDQEPSMLDLVKSGVGLTLARDSIAIAEAHAHALTIVEGVTVPTQLTFVTLAERQDEPAIAAAFKLIERQWAI; from the coding sequence ATGGACCTGATACTGCTCCGCGCCTTCGTGACGGTCGCGCGCACCGGCAACCTGACGCGCGCCGCCGCGCAGCTGCACCTGTCGCAGCCGGCCGTCAGTCTGCAAATCAAGAATCTGCAGGAAGCGCTGGGCGTGGCGCTGTTTTCGCGCACGTCGCATGGGCTCGCGCTCACGCGCGACGGCCAGGCGCTCCTGCCGCACGCCGAGCGCGCGCTCGCGGCCGCCGGCGACGTCGAGCGCGCAGCGGCGACGCTGCGCCAGGAAGTGCGCGGGCGTCTGCGCATCGGCACGATCCTCGATCCCGAATTCTTGCGGCTCGGCGGTTTCCTCAGACAACTGGTGGAAACCTATCCCCAGATGGAGACCGCTTTGAGGCACGGCATGTCCGGCTGGGTGCTCGATCAGATCCGCTCGCGCGAGCTCGATGTCGGCTACTACATCGGCGACCCCGCCGAAGACGACGCCCGCGACCACGATCTCTTTCGCTCCGCCACGCTCATCCGCTTTCAATACCGCGTGCTCGCACCGGCCGGCTGGAAGGACCGCGTGAGCCGTGCCCGCGACTGGCGCGCGCTCGCCGCGCTGCCGTGGATCTGGACGCCGCCCGCGTCCGCGCATCACCGGCTGCTGTCGCGGCGTTTCGCCGCAGCGGGCGTGACGCCGGTCAAGGTCGCGGAAGTGGATCAGGAGCCGTCGATGCTCGACCTTGTCAAATCGGGCGTCGGACTCACGCTCGCGCGCGATTCGATCGCGATCGCCGAGGCGCACGCACATGCGCTGACGATCGTCGAAGGCGTCACGGTGCCGACCCAGCTCACGTTCGTCACGCTCGCCGAGCGCCAGGACGAGCCGGCGATCGCCGCGGCGTTCAAGCTCATCGAGCGGCAATGGGCGATATGA
- a CDS encoding class IV adenylate cyclase yields the protein MARNIEIKARAQQFEQLRERAAELASEAPLIFRQQDFFYDVPRGRLKLRQFDDGTPAELIFYQRDDRDGPKASYYTRSPVTNPEAMHSLLATALTTRGIVTKERHVYLAGRTRIHLDRVDGLGDFVELEVVLAPDDDEEGGEAEAHEVFAKLGVAKSDLVAVAYVDLLNPAKADEAA from the coding sequence ATGGCACGCAACATCGAAATCAAAGCCCGCGCCCAGCAGTTCGAACAACTGCGCGAACGCGCCGCCGAACTTGCGTCCGAGGCTCCGCTGATCTTCCGCCAGCAGGACTTCTTCTACGACGTGCCGCGCGGGCGCCTGAAGCTGCGCCAATTCGACGACGGCACGCCGGCCGAGCTGATCTTCTATCAGCGCGACGATCGCGACGGTCCGAAGGCGTCGTACTACACGAGGAGCCCGGTCACCAACCCCGAAGCGATGCACTCGCTGCTCGCCACTGCGCTCACGACGCGCGGCATCGTCACGAAAGAACGCCACGTGTATTTGGCGGGACGCACGCGCATCCATTTGGACCGCGTCGACGGGCTGGGCGATTTCGTCGAGCTCGAAGTGGTGCTCGCGCCCGATGACGACGAGGAAGGCGGCGAAGCCGAAGCGCACGAGGTGTTTGCGAAGCTCGGCGTGGCGAAGTCGGATCTCGTCGCGGTCGCTTACGTCGATTTGCTCAATCCGGCGAAGGCGGACGAAGCGGCTTGA
- a CDS encoding Lrp/AsnC family transcriptional regulator, translated as MVELDHFDLALLDVLQRFGRATHQQLGEQVPLSPSQIGRRLQRLEADGVIDGYRVVLRPEKLGLGVTAFTSLKLKHHGDSIIEQFQQQIDVLPEVLECHAVVGDADYLLRIVAPDLNALSSFVMKKLMRVPGVDSVRSNIVLTTFKRNGPLPLGHLSPGAGTA; from the coding sequence ATGGTGGAACTCGATCACTTCGATTTGGCGCTGCTGGACGTGCTCCAGCGCTTCGGACGCGCCACGCATCAACAGCTTGGCGAGCAGGTTCCGCTATCGCCATCGCAGATCGGGCGGCGGCTGCAGCGGCTCGAGGCGGATGGGGTGATCGACGGCTATCGGGTCGTGCTGCGGCCCGAAAAGCTCGGGCTCGGCGTCACGGCGTTCACGAGCCTCAAGCTCAAGCATCACGGCGATTCGATCATTGAGCAGTTCCAGCAGCAGATCGACGTGCTGCCCGAAGTGCTCGAATGCCATGCGGTAGTTGGCGACGCCGACTATCTGCTGCGTATCGTCGCGCCGGATTTGAACGCGCTGTCGTCGTTCGTGATGAAGAAACTGATGCGGGTGCCGGGTGTCGACAGCGTGCGCTCGAACATCGTCCTCACCACGTTCAAGCGCAATGGGCCATTGCCGCTCGGCCATCTGTCGCCGGGGGCGGGCACGGCATAG
- the phhA gene encoding phenylalanine 4-monooxygenase, which translates to MSAAVTAKLKEQFEAGLETRADFTIDQPIDRYSAADHAVWRQLYRRQTALLEGRVCDAFLEGVARLNVSAQSVPSFESINRQLKPATGWEIVAVPGLVPDRVFFEHLANRRFPVTWWMRRPDQLDYLQEPDCFHDLFGHVPLLIQPIFADYMHAYGRAALAASDAGALPLLARLYWYTVEFGLIRASDSPNGVQIYGAGIVSSRGETIYSQQSAAPNRLAFDLERVMCTRYRIDTFQKTYFVIDDFEQLFDVARTDFAPLLAKLADAPALAAGDVLATDRVITRGTQEGWKSDGDI; encoded by the coding sequence ATGTCCGCCGCCGTCACCGCCAAACTCAAAGAACAATTCGAAGCCGGCCTCGAAACCCGCGCCGACTTCACCATCGACCAGCCGATCGACCGCTACTCAGCCGCCGACCACGCGGTGTGGCGCCAGCTTTATAGGCGGCAAACGGCGCTGCTCGAAGGCCGCGTGTGCGACGCGTTTCTCGAAGGCGTGGCGCGGCTGAATGTGTCGGCGCAATCCGTTCCCTCGTTCGAATCGATCAACCGCCAGTTGAAACCGGCGACGGGCTGGGAAATCGTCGCGGTGCCCGGCCTCGTGCCGGACCGCGTGTTCTTCGAACATCTGGCGAACCGCCGCTTTCCCGTCACCTGGTGGATGCGCCGCCCGGACCAGCTCGACTATCTGCAAGAACCCGATTGCTTCCACGACCTGTTCGGCCACGTGCCGCTCCTGATCCAGCCGATCTTCGCCGACTACATGCACGCCTATGGCCGGGCCGCGCTCGCGGCAAGCGACGCCGGCGCCCTGCCGCTACTCGCGCGGCTCTACTGGTACACGGTGGAATTCGGCCTGATCCGCGCTTCGGACAGTCCCAACGGGGTGCAGATCTACGGCGCGGGCATCGTCTCGAGCCGAGGGGAAACGATCTACAGCCAGCAAAGCGCCGCGCCTAACCGGCTCGCGTTCGACCTCGAGCGCGTGATGTGCACGCGCTATCGCATCGACACGTTTCAAAAGACCTACTTCGTCATCGACGACTTCGAGCAGCTGTTCGACGTTGCGCGCACCGACTTCGCGCCGCTCCTGGCCAAGCTCGCCGATGCCCCCGCGCTCGCGGCGGGCGACGTGCTCGCCACCGATCGCGTGATCACCCGCGGCACGCAGGAAGGCTGGAAGAGCGACGGCGACATCTGA
- a CDS encoding 4a-hydroxytetrahydrobiopterin dehydratase yields MIHKLTSEERSTQLAQLHGWQAVPGRDAIHRQFKFADFNEAFGFMTRVAIKAQEMNHHPEWFNVYHTVEITLSTHEANGLTERDVALARFIDDVAKSMQRA; encoded by the coding sequence ATGATCCACAAGCTGACTTCCGAAGAACGTTCCACTCAACTCGCGCAACTGCACGGCTGGCAGGCTGTGCCGGGCCGCGACGCGATCCATCGTCAATTCAAGTTCGCCGATTTCAACGAAGCGTTCGGCTTCATGACGCGCGTGGCGATCAAGGCGCAGGAGATGAATCACCACCCGGAATGGTTCAACGTCTACCACACGGTGGAAATCACGCTGTCGACGCACGAGGCGAACGGTCTCACCGAACGGGACGTGGCGCTCGCGCGCTTTATCGACGACGTCGCGAAATCGATGCAGCGCGCATGA
- a CDS encoding DUF3717 domain-containing protein yields the protein MSDITINELEAAINFWRTRSPSSGDELSLCKEASALSKPYALLIVQRQTTLSPEGLEPIAREAWESYVRLKNGL from the coding sequence ATGTCCGATATTACGATCAACGAACTAGAAGCCGCGATCAATTTCTGGCGCACCCGTTCGCCTTCGAGCGGCGATGAACTCAGTTTATGCAAAGAGGCAAGCGCGCTTTCCAAGCCGTATGCGCTGCTGATTGTACAGCGTCAGACCACTCTCTCGCCGGAAGGTTTGGAACCGATTGCACGCGAGGCGTGGGAATCTTACGTGCGCCTTAAGAATGGCCTATAG
- a CDS encoding response regulator transcription factor — MRLLLIEDDRPIARGIQSSLEQAGFTVDMVHDGIFAEQALTQNRHELVILDLGLPGIDGMTLLSRFRQSNRHTPVIVLTARDELNDRVQGLNSGADDYMLKPFEPAELEARIRAVMRRSGPHSDMPRPEVSLGGVRLSGVDRRIFNDDKPLELSPREFAVLEMLLLRHGRVVSKAQLQDHLTHFGGDLGDTAIEVYVHRVRKKLENCRVEIVTVRGFGYLLQEIRQAS; from the coding sequence ATGCGACTCCTTCTGATCGAAGATGACCGCCCCATCGCGCGCGGTATTCAAAGCAGTCTTGAGCAAGCCGGCTTCACCGTCGACATGGTCCACGACGGCATCTTTGCTGAACAAGCCCTCACGCAAAACCGCCACGAGCTGGTGATTCTCGATCTCGGCCTGCCGGGCATCGACGGCATGACGCTCCTGTCGCGCTTCCGCCAGAGCAACCGCCACACGCCCGTGATCGTGCTGACCGCGCGCGACGAGTTGAACGACCGCGTTCAGGGCCTCAATTCCGGCGCCGACGACTACATGCTCAAGCCGTTCGAGCCGGCCGAGCTCGAAGCCCGCATCCGCGCGGTGATGCGCCGCAGCGGCCCGCACAGCGACATGCCGCGTCCGGAAGTGTCGTTGGGCGGTGTGCGCCTGTCGGGCGTCGATCGCCGCATCTTCAACGACGACAAGCCGCTCGAACTGTCGCCGCGCGAATTCGCGGTGCTCGAGATGCTGCTGCTGCGCCATGGCCGCGTGGTGAGCAAGGCCCAGCTGCAAGATCACCTGACGCACTTCGGCGGCGATCTCGGCGACACCGCGATCGAAGTCTACGTGCATCGCGTACGCAAGAAACTCGAAAACTGCCGCGTCGAAATCGTCACGGTGCGCGGCTTCGGGTATCTGCTGCAGGAAATCCGCCAGGCTTCCTGA
- a CDS encoding sensor histidine kinase, with protein sequence MPHAAANSLRRSLLRRLAAPLSLLALMSGLIAYWLAWQYTQHVIDRSLADLATAISKQIQIAGPDAPITVPPLAQAMFSDPTENLIYRISDGENEIAGDPKLPLFGSNVRRMHYAYAFEAQHQGVSVRVAQVRVNQAGGNPMIVEVAQPVRHRFRIAAEFLVAIMMPLLLLLLAGWVIVWRVVNQQLNPLTDLADSLNRQTHTSLEPVDETYVPVEIRPLTSALNALLERLKTALDGQRKFIADAAHQLRTPLTAVKLHAEQAANARDPAQTLAAVCELRAAADRAVRLSNQLLSLARAEPGAQAARFVEVDLAALAFETGAEWVPRALAVHVDLGFQRLDDPANDSPLVVRGNPVLLREVIANLLDNALKYVPPARLDGGRITVSVAQVAIDAIAYAEIIVEDNGSGVPGNQQADLFKRFFRGDGQNMVGGGVDAGAGLGLAIVHDIMVLHGGSVQYADAPEGGARFILRVPLVASARADDTASAKRKSAQHAPIDL encoded by the coding sequence ATGCCCCACGCCGCCGCGAATAGCCTGCGCCGCTCGCTGCTGCGGCGCTTAGCCGCCCCGCTGTCGCTGCTCGCGCTGATGAGCGGCCTGATCGCGTATTGGCTCGCGTGGCAATACACGCAGCACGTCATCGATCGCTCGCTCGCCGATCTCGCCACCGCGATCTCGAAGCAGATCCAGATCGCCGGTCCCGACGCGCCGATCACCGTCCCGCCGCTCGCGCAGGCCATGTTCTCCGACCCGACCGAGAACTTGATCTACCGGATCAGCGACGGCGAAAACGAAATCGCCGGCGACCCAAAGCTGCCGCTGTTCGGCTCGAACGTGCGGCGCATGCACTACGCATACGCGTTCGAGGCGCAGCATCAGGGCGTGAGCGTGCGGGTCGCGCAGGTTCGCGTGAATCAAGCCGGCGGCAATCCGATGATCGTCGAAGTGGCACAGCCGGTGCGGCATCGTTTCCGGATCGCCGCCGAGTTTCTCGTCGCAATCATGATGCCGCTGTTGCTGTTGCTGCTTGCGGGCTGGGTCATCGTCTGGCGCGTGGTCAATCAGCAGCTCAATCCGCTGACGGATCTCGCCGACTCGCTCAACCGGCAGACGCACACGTCGCTCGAACCCGTCGACGAGACCTACGTGCCGGTCGAGATCCGGCCGTTGACCAGTGCGCTGAACGCCCTGCTCGAACGCCTGAAGACCGCGCTCGACGGACAGCGTAAATTCATCGCCGACGCCGCGCACCAACTGCGTACGCCGCTTACCGCCGTGAAGCTGCATGCGGAACAGGCCGCGAACGCACGCGACCCGGCGCAGACGCTCGCCGCCGTGTGCGAGCTGCGCGCCGCCGCCGATCGCGCCGTGCGCCTGTCGAACCAGCTTCTGTCGCTCGCACGGGCGGAACCGGGCGCGCAGGCCGCGCGCTTCGTTGAAGTCGACCTCGCCGCACTCGCGTTCGAAACCGGCGCGGAATGGGTGCCGCGCGCGCTTGCGGTGCACGTAGACCTCGGCTTCCAGCGCCTCGACGATCCGGCGAACGACAGCCCGCTCGTCGTGCGCGGCAATCCCGTCTTGCTGCGCGAGGTGATCGCGAATCTGTTGGACAACGCGTTGAAGTACGTCCCGCCGGCACGGCTGGATGGCGGGCGGATCACCGTCAGCGTCGCGCAGGTGGCGATCGACGCCATCGCGTACGCTGAAATCATCGTCGAAGACAACGGCTCGGGCGTGCCCGGCAATCAGCAAGCCGATCTCTTCAAGCGCTTTTTCCGCGGCGATGGGCAAAACATGGTCGGAGGTGGCGTCGATGCCGGTGCGGGCCTCGGGCTCGCGATCGTCCACGACATCATGGTCTTGCACGGCGGCAGCGTGCAGTATGCCGACGCGCCCGAAGGCGGGGCGCGCTTTATCCTGCGTGTGCCGCTCGTCGCGTCCGCGCGCGCGGACGATACGGCGTCTGCAAAAAGAAAATCGGCGCAACATGCGCCGATCGATCTGTGA
- a CDS encoding SET domain-containing protein gives MSSRRTVVRQSGVHGKGVFAVEPIKAGERLLEYKGERITWKEALRRHPHNPDEPNHTFYFALEDGRVIDGKVNGNSARWINHSCAPNCEAEEVDGRVFIHALRNIDAEEELFYDYGLVIDARQTKKLKREYECRCGARKCRGTMLASTQEKDKEQEKKRKKKD, from the coding sequence ATGAGTTCACGCAGGACGGTCGTGCGCCAATCGGGTGTGCACGGCAAGGGCGTGTTCGCCGTGGAGCCGATCAAGGCCGGCGAACGTTTGCTGGAATACAAGGGTGAACGGATCACGTGGAAGGAGGCGCTGCGACGGCATCCGCACAACCCCGATGAGCCGAATCACACCTTTTACTTCGCGCTCGAAGACGGCCGTGTGATCGACGGCAAAGTGAACGGCAACAGCGCGCGCTGGATCAACCATTCGTGCGCGCCGAACTGCGAAGCGGAAGAGGTGGACGGACGCGTGTTCATCCACGCGCTGCGCAACATCGATGCGGAGGAAGAGCTGTTCTACGACTACGGTCTCGTGATCGATGCGCGTCAGACGAAAAAGCTCAAGCGCGAGTATGAATGCCGCTGCGGCGCGCGCAAGTGCCGCGGTACGATGCTCGCTTCGACGCAAGAGAAGGACAAAGAGCAAGAAAAGAAGCGCAAGAAGAAAGACTAG
- a CDS encoding NADH:flavin oxidoreductase/NADH oxidase: MAALFSPLTLRSVTLPNRIVVSPMCQYSAERGEATAWHMIHLGHLALSGAGMLCIEATAVEPDGRITPGCLGLWDDVTERALVPVLAAIRKHSKIPVAMQLSHAGRKASSHVPWDGGQLIPVAEGGWMTHAPSAIAHKPDELPPLALDTAGLNRIREAFAATARRAARLGIDVLEVHGAHGYLLHQFLSPLANHRTDEYGGSRENRMRFPLEIFEIVRAAFPADKPVGVRVSATDWVDGGWTLDDTIAFAHELKKRGCDWIDTSSGGVSPLQKIPLSPGYQVPFAEAVKKETGITTIAVGLITDPAHANELIESGKADCVAMARAMLYDPRWPWHAAAQLGATVEAPPQYWRSQPRDQKALFGDISFGQR, translated from the coding sequence ATGGCCGCGTTGTTTTCTCCGCTCACGCTGCGCAGCGTGACGCTTCCGAACCGCATCGTTGTCTCCCCGATGTGCCAGTACTCCGCCGAACGCGGCGAGGCGACCGCATGGCACATGATCCATCTCGGTCATCTCGCGCTGTCGGGCGCGGGGATGTTGTGCATCGAAGCGACGGCCGTCGAGCCTGACGGGCGCATCACGCCGGGCTGTCTCGGCTTGTGGGACGACGTGACCGAACGCGCGCTCGTGCCGGTGCTCGCGGCCATTCGCAAGCACTCGAAGATTCCCGTCGCAATGCAGCTCTCGCACGCCGGGCGTAAGGCATCGAGCCATGTGCCGTGGGATGGCGGCCAACTGATTCCGGTGGCGGAGGGCGGCTGGATGACGCACGCGCCATCGGCGATTGCCCACAAGCCCGACGAGCTGCCCCCGCTCGCGCTCGATACCGCCGGCCTCAATCGTATCCGCGAAGCCTTCGCCGCCACGGCCCGGCGCGCCGCGCGTCTCGGCATCGACGTGCTCGAAGTGCACGGCGCGCACGGCTATTTGCTGCACCAGTTTCTCTCGCCGCTCGCGAATCACCGCACCGACGAATACGGCGGCTCGCGCGAAAACCGCATGCGCTTTCCGCTCGAGATCTTCGAGATCGTGCGCGCTGCGTTTCCGGCCGACAAGCCGGTCGGCGTCCGCGTGTCGGCGACGGATTGGGTCGACGGCGGCTGGACGCTCGACGATACGATCGCGTTTGCGCACGAACTGAAAAAGCGCGGCTGCGATTGGATCGATACGTCGTCGGGCGGCGTGTCGCCTCTGCAGAAGATTCCGCTGAGCCCCGGCTATCAAGTGCCGTTTGCCGAAGCCGTCAAGAAGGAGACCGGCATCACGACGATCGCCGTCGGCCTCATTACCGATCCGGCGCATGCGAACGAGTTGATCGAATCGGGCAAGGCCGATTGCGTCGCGATGGCGCGCGCGATGCTATACGACCCGCGCTGGCCGTGGCATGCCGCCGCGCAGCTCGGTGCGACGGTCGAGGCGCCGCCGCAATACTGGCGTTCGCAGCCGCGCGATCAGAAGGCCTTGTTCGGCGATATTTCGTTCGGGCAACGTTGA